The Nocardioides zeae genome includes the window GGTCGAGGCCATCGCGAAGTGCAGCCTCTACCCCGCCCGCATCGTCGAGTCGGCGGCGCCGCAGATGCGGCGCAAGGGTCGCCTCCAGGCCGGGTGTGACGCGGACATCCTCGTGATCGACCTGGACCGGGTCACCGACACCGCCACCTACCAGCGCTCCGTCAGCCCGTCGACGGGCATCGAGCACGTGATCGTGAACGGCGAGCAGCTCGTGGCCGACGGAGAGCTCCGCCTGGACGCGTTCCCGGGGCGTCCCGTCCGGGGGACCCGGTGACCGCCTCCACACCGGTCGGGCCCGCTCTGTCCCCGGCCCGGTGGATCGGTGGTCAGCTGCACACCTCCGGGCTCGCCGCCATCGGGCCCGGGGGCGTGACCCATGCCCACTTCCACGACCAGGTGGAGGCCGTGATGGGCCAGCTCGCGCAGATCCTGGACGACCACGGCCTGCGGATGACCGATGTCGCCTCGGTGTCGGTGTACCTGGCGTCGATGGACGACTTCGCGGCCTTCGACGCGGCGTACCGCCGCTTCTTCTCCCCGCCCTTCCCGGTCCGCACCACGATCGCCTGCGGGCTCTATCCCGGTCTGCTGTTCGAGCTGAGCGCGATAGCGCAGGCCTGACCGACCCCACCCCCTCGCCGGGCGCCCGCCAGCACGGGCGCCGGCCCCGGCGCGCCTCGAGCGCGCCGTCCAACGACTCCGAGATCCCCGACGAAGTGAGGCGCCATGACCGTTCAAGAGTGGGACGTGATCGTCATCGGCGGCGGTATCGCCGGCGTGTCGATCGCCTACGAGCTGGCGGCGGACACGACCGTCTGCCTGCTCGAGACAGAGTCGACCCTGGCGTACCACTCCACGGGCCGGTCGGCTGCGGCGTTCATCGAGAGCTACGGCAACCTGCCCATCCGGGCGCTCACGGTGGCGAGCCGTGGGGTCTTCACCGATCCGCCCGACATCTTCGAGTCGGCCGTCAGTCGACCCCTGCCCCTGCTCTACGTGGCCGGCGAAGGACGGGCAGGGGCGATCAGGTCGCTGCAGGACCAGGTCCGGGAGCTGACGCCCGACATCGAGGTCCTCGACGCCGCCGAGGCCGAGCGCCGGCACCCCCTCCTGCGCCCCGGCCACGTGGAGCTCGCCCTGTGGGAGCCCGGTGCCCTCGACCTGGACGTGCACGCGCTCCACCAGGGGTACGCCAAGGGGCTGCGAGGCCGAGGTGGCCACGTGGCGACCTCGGCACGTGTGGTCGAGGCGGTCCGTGCCCGGGGCCGGTGGACGCTGACGGACGGGAGCGGTCGGCAGTTCCGCGCTCCGGTCGTGGTGAACGCGGCCGGCGCGTGGTGCGATGCGGTGGCGGCGGTGCTCGGGGTCGAGCCGATCGGCATCCAGCCCCTCCGACGCACCGTCTTCATGGTCCCTGCGCCCGCGGTGGATCCCGACCGTCCGGTGCCGCTGACGATCGACGTCGACGACCGGTTCTACTTCAAGCCCGAGACCGACATGCTCCTGTGCTCGCCCGCCGACGAGACCCCGCAGGCACCCGGCGACGCGAAGCCGGACACCCTGGACATCGCCATGGCGTTGGACGCGATCAACGACGCGACGACCATCGACGCACGTCATGTCCGGCACTCGTGGGCCGGGCTCCGCAGCTTCACGGCCGACCGGACCCCGGTGGTCGGCTACGACCCCGCGGCCGACGGGGTGTTCTGGTTCGCCGGACAGGGCGGGTACGGGATCCAGGCCGGTCCGGCGCTCGCCAGGACCGGCGCGGCACTGCTCCGGCGCGGGCCGGTCCCGGCGGACGTCGCCGAGCGCGGGCTCCGCGCGGAGATGCTCGCGCCGGGCCGTCCGTCACTGTCCGTCTCGGAGGGAACGGTGCACCAGCGGTGACCGGGCGGCTTCGCTCCGACCTCTGCTCCCCCTCTGTCCCGACGCCTGTCTGAGAGGTCGTCCCATGTATCCAGGAACCCACGCGGCGACCCATCCGGACAAGCCCGCCGTGATCGAGGCCGACACCGGACGGCGGCTGACCTACGGGGCGCTCGACGGTCGGTCCGCCGGCCTGGCCCGCGTGCTCGCCGCGCACGGACTCCGACGCGGTGACCACATCGCCTTCCTCAGCGACAACGCCGCCGAGGTCTTCGAGATCTACTGGGCAGCGCTGCGATCGGGTCTCTACGTGACCGGCGTGAACCACCACCTCACCCCCGCTGAGGTAGCGCACGTCGTGGACGACTGCGGCGCGGAGGTGCTCATCGTGTCGGCCGCCAAGGCGGACCTCGCCGTCGCGGTGCTCGACGCCACGCCCGGGGTGCGCGTCCGCCTCGCTTTCGGTGGGGCGGTGCCGGGCCACGACGTCTACGAGGACGCCCTGGCGGGGCAGTCCCAGGAGCCGCTCGAGCACCAGCCCCGAGGGGCGGACATGCTCTACTCGTCCGGCACGACCGGTCGCCCCAAGGGCATCAAGCCGGCGCTGCCCGATCGGGAGGTCCACGAACCCGGGGACCCGCTCACCACGGTCTTCGGTCCGATGTACGGGTTCGGGCCGGACACGGTGTACTACTCCCCGGCGCCGACCTACCACGCCGCGCCGCTGCGTTTCGGGGGAATCGTCCATGCCCTGGGCGGCACGCTGGTCACGACGCGGAGGTTCGACGCCGCCACGGCCCTCGCCGACCTCGAGACCTACGCCGTGACGCACTCGCAGTGGGTGCCCACGATGTTCGTGCGGATGCTCAAGCTCCCGGACGAGGTGCGTCGGCGCCACGACCTCTCGAGCCTGCAGGTGGCGATCCACGCCGCGGCGCCCTGCCCGGTCGAGGTGAAGCACCGGATGATGGCCTGGTGGGGTCCGGTCCTGCACGAGTACTACACGTCGACCGAGGGCAACGGCATCACGCTCATCGACCCGGAGACGTGGGCTCGGAAGCCCGGGTCGGTGGGCCGAGCGGCGCTCGGCGTGATCCACGTGTGCGACGACGGGGGCCGGGAGCTGCCCCCCGGGCGGATCGGCACCATCTACTTCGAGAGGGACACCGTCGCCTTCACCTACCACCGCGACCCCGAGGGGACCCGCAACGCGCAGCACCCCCTGCACGAGACCTGGTCGACGACGGGCGACATGGGCTACGTCGACGACGACGGGTTCCTCTTCCTGA containing:
- a CDS encoding acyl-CoA synthetase, which codes for MYPGTHAATHPDKPAVIEADTGRRLTYGALDGRSAGLARVLAAHGLRRGDHIAFLSDNAAEVFEIYWAALRSGLYVTGVNHHLTPAEVAHVVDDCGAEVLIVSAAKADLAVAVLDATPGVRVRLAFGGAVPGHDVYEDALAGQSQEPLEHQPRGADMLYSSGTTGRPKGIKPALPDREVHEPGDPLTTVFGPMYGFGPDTVYYSPAPTYHAAPLRFGGIVHALGGTLVTTRRFDAATALADLETYAVTHSQWVPTMFVRMLKLPDEVRRRHDLSSLQVAIHAAAPCPVEVKHRMMAWWGPVLHEYYTSTEGNGITLIDPETWARKPGSVGRAALGVIHVCDDGGRELPPGRIGTIYFERDTVAFTYHRDPEGTRNAQHPLHETWSTTGDMGYVDDDGFLFLTGRKAFVIISGGVNIYPQEIEDCLALHPKVHDVAVIGVPDEDMGERVKAVVQLADGHRPGPELAEELREFTRGRIAGFKVPRSVDFSDSLPRSATGKLMKHVLHARYAAEAAQGPVSPETPPS
- a CDS encoding RidA family protein, with translation MTASTPVGPALSPARWIGGQLHTSGLAAIGPGGVTHAHFHDQVEAVMGQLAQILDDHGLRMTDVASVSVYLASMDDFAAFDAAYRRFFSPPFPVRTTIACGLYPGLLFELSAIAQA
- a CDS encoding NAD(P)/FAD-dependent oxidoreductase codes for the protein MTVQEWDVIVIGGGIAGVSIAYELAADTTVCLLETESTLAYHSTGRSAAAFIESYGNLPIRALTVASRGVFTDPPDIFESAVSRPLPLLYVAGEGRAGAIRSLQDQVRELTPDIEVLDAAEAERRHPLLRPGHVELALWEPGALDLDVHALHQGYAKGLRGRGGHVATSARVVEAVRARGRWTLTDGSGRQFRAPVVVNAAGAWCDAVAAVLGVEPIGIQPLRRTVFMVPAPAVDPDRPVPLTIDVDDRFYFKPETDMLLCSPADETPQAPGDAKPDTLDIAMALDAINDATTIDARHVRHSWAGLRSFTADRTPVVGYDPAADGVFWFAGQGGYGIQAGPALARTGAALLRRGPVPADVAERGLRAEMLAPGRPSLSVSEGTVHQR